In a genomic window of Xenopus laevis strain J_2021 chromosome 5S, Xenopus_laevis_v10.1, whole genome shotgun sequence:
- the LOC121394145 gene encoding serine/threonine-protein kinase N2-like produces the protein MAFNVPESVSVTASATESEEIPSNANEEDETSPPALIERPSDVPSDVPSAEAEFRPEDSSAVPQAADSEKPVEERSCVEHDNEENVEIKAEKSSADPNPPNTPLSVPDRLAASGPIVTSQGQKEHEAECEEISKGILQSVPAPSPSSSWQPIDCTSDEQPSRVSISHFQLSAVLGQGGFGKVYLGKYKATGKLFAIKTLKKREMTSSIKLNSQEAATPLGQQTH, from the exons ATGGCGTTCA ATGTTCCTGAAAGTGTTTCTGTAACTGCTTCTGCAACTGAAAGTGAAGAGATTCCCTCAAATGCCAATGAGGAAGATGAAACGTCGCCTCCTGCTCTTATTGAGAGGCCTTCTGATGTTCCTTCTGATGTTCCCTCTGCT GAGGCTGAATTTAGACCTGAAGATAGTAGTGCCGTCCCTCAAGCAGCAGACAGTGAAAAGCCCGTAGAGGAACGTTCATGTGTGGAACACGATAATGAAGAAAATGTGGAGATAAAAGCTGAGAAGTCTTCAG CTGATCCAAACCCACCAAACACGCCTCTAAGTGTCCCTGATAGACTTGCAGCCAGTGGTCCTATAGTGACATCTCAGGGGCAGAAAGAACATGAGGCAGAATGTGAAGAAATATCAAAAGGAATTCTCCAAAGTGTTCCTGCTCCCAGCCCAAGTAGCTCATGGCAGCCTATAGACTGTACAAG TGATGAGCAGCCATCTCGCGTTTCTATTAGCCATTTCCAACTAAGTGCTGTGCTGGGCCAAGGAGGTTTTGGAAAA GTGTATCTGGGAAAATACAAAGCAACAGGCAAACTGTTTGCCATCAAGACCTTAAAAAAGCGAGAAATGACTTCATCAATTAAATTGAACAG CCAAGAAGCAGCAACTCCTCTGGGACAACAGACACACTAA
- the LOC121394088 gene encoding serine/threonine-protein kinase N1-like → MEKEILLLAKQEQHPFLTGLFASFQTEHHVCLAMDLAAGGDLTKVIDHPEFNYKAAIFYSSCIVLGLEFLHEHNVIHR, encoded by the exons ATGGAGAAGGAGATTCTTCTTTTGGCCAAACAAGAGCAACATCCGTTCCTCACTGGATTGTTTGCCTCGTTCCAAACAGAGCATCACGTTTGCCTCGCCATGGATTTAGCGGCTGGAGGCGATTTAACAAAAGTCATTGATCATCCGGAATTCAACTATAAAGCAGCAAT ATTTTACTCTTCGTGCATTGTTCTGGGCTTGGAATTCCTCCATGAACACAACGTCATCCATAGGTAA